aacccttcatgctaaaaactctcaataaattaggaactgatgggacgtatctcaaaataataaaagctatctatgacaaaccgacagccaatatcatactgaatgggcaaaaactggaagcattccctttgaaaactggcacaagaagtggccctctctcaccacttctattcaacatagtgttggaagttctggccagggcaattaggcaggagaaggaaataaagggtattcaattaggaaaagaggaagtcaaattgtccctgtttgcagatgacatgattgtatatctagaaaaccccactgtctcagcccaaaatctccttaagctgataagcaacttcagcaaagtctcaggatacaaaatcaatgtacaaaaatcacaagcattcttatacaccaataacagacaaacagagagccaaatcatcagtgaactcccattcacaattgcttcaaagagaataaaatacctaggaatccaacttacaagggatgtgaaggatctcttcaaggagaactacaaaccactgctcaaggaaataaaagaggatacaaacaaatggaagaacattccatgttcatgggtaggaagaatcaatatcatgaaaatggccatactgcccaaggtaatttacagattcaatgccatccccatcaagctaccaatgactttcttcacagaattggaaaaaactactttaaagttcatatggaaccaaaaaggagcccacatcaccaagtcaatcctaagccaaaagaacaaagctggaggcatcacactacctgacttcaaactatactacaaggctacagtaaccaaaacagcatggtactggtaccaaaacagagatatagatcaatggaacagaacagagccgtcagaaataacaccacatatctacaactatctgatctttgacaaacctgagaaaaacaagaaatggggaaaggattccctatttaataaatggtgctgggaaaactggctagccatatggagaaagctgaaactggatcccttccttaacaccttctacaaaaatcaattcaagatggattaaagacttaaacattagacctaaaaccataaaaaccctagaagaaaacctaggcattaccattcaggacataggcatgggcaaggacttcacgtctaaaacaccaaaagcaatggcaacaaaagccaaaattgacaaatgggatgtaattaaactaaagagcttctgcacagcaaaagaaactaccatcagagtgaacaggcaacctacaaaatgggagaaacttttcgcaacctactcatctgacaaagggctaatatccagaatctacaatgaactccaacaaatttacaagaaaaaacaaacaaccccatcaaaaagtgggcaaaggacatgaacaggcacttctcaaaagaagacatttatgcagccaaaaaacacatgaaaaaatgctcaccatcactggccatcagagaaatgcaaatcaaaaccacaatgagataccatctcacaccagttagaatgggaatcattaaaaagtcaggaaacaacaggtgctggagagaatgtggagaaataggaacacttttacactgttggtgggactgtaaactagttcaacccttgtggaagtcagtgtggcgattcctcagggatctagaactagaaattccatttgacccagccatcccattactgggtatatacccaaaggactataaatcatgctgctataaagacacatgcacacgtatgtttattgtggcattattcacaatagcaaagacttggaaccaatccaaatgtccaacaatgatagactggattaagaaaatgtggcaaatatacaccatggaatactatgcagccataaaaaatgatgagttcatgtcctttgtggggacatggatggaattggaaatcatcattctcagtaaactatcgaaagaacaaaaaaccaaacaccgcatattctcactcataggtgggaattgaacaatgagaacacatggacacaggaaggggaacatcacacttcggggactgttgtggggtggggggagggggagggatagcactggaagatatacctaatgctagatgacgagttagtgggtgcagcgcaccagcatggcacatgtatacatatgtaactaaccagcacattgcgcacatgtaccataaaacctaaagtataataataaaaaaaaaaaaaaagaaatatagatcTTGTTCTGAGGACAGCAGAAATTTCCGTTTAAATGTTTTACATCAGAAGACTCAAACTAGTTGCATTCCAGAAAATGAAAGAGTCCTGCAATAGGAACAAACTCGGTAAAGGTGTCAACAGATCACttctgaaaagaataaaatagcaaAGTTGATGACACAAAACATACACATTAACAAACAAACATATTAACATattaacacacatacatactaaCAAACATACATGAACTTTCCCCTTCCCTAACATTAATTTAAGTGTAGGATAAGTCATATTAGCTAGCTCTAAGAGCTTTCTCtacaccaggcactgtgctaagtgctttaaatGCATCCCACTTATACCTTACTAATACCCAATAAGGAAGGTACTAAAtcaatttctatatatataatgtaaacatatatatataaacacattcaAAATTTATACAACTTTCTCAAGGTCATATTCCTGTTTATATCGGCAGATTATGgcaaataattttagaatcaCTATGTATAACAACTAAAATGGCTATACAAATGTCCTCCCTCCTTTCATTACTAAAAATAAGTGAACGCCACCAGAAAtttgaaggattttttaaaaaatcaccaggAATTTAaaggatttttgaaaaaatataagcaGGAAAGTACTAAACCTGAGGCACTGGACGTTGGAGATTTTGTAGTGGGAGAAGTCGacactggaaaacaaaataataatgtagATTGGACCAAACATTTGGGAGTTATTGCTGGCATTTTCTCCAGGAATTTACAAGATTTTTGAGACATATAAGGAAGAAGCTACTAAACCTGAATGACTCAAAGCTGGAGGTTTTATACTAGACGAAGGCAGcactaggaaataaaataatgttagaaGATCAACCACTTGGGAGTTATTgctctcatttcatttatattaatttgTTGACTTACTTAGATAAAAATGCCCATGTTTCAATTCACTCCAAAAAGTTGTTGTAATTCActttttatacataaaaatattaaaagcatatACCCGTGCAATGTACATAACATGCTAAGAACCCTGGAAAAGCATACAAAATCACAACAGCagaattttatgtgaatttcGTGTCATACATCTGGCATAGAAATGAATACAAGACACAGTTAAATActaaaattgtttcttttcagTTATTCTGTATGACTGATAGTTAATATCAAAGAAATAAAGTCTAAAatgaacagcaacaacaataacaaaccaAGACGGAAAAAAGATAACCTTTGTACCTTTAAGACACTTTGGAACTGGGGGATCCCAAGTACTGTTACTGTCACAGACAATTGTGTTGCTGCCATTGAGGTAAAAACCCTTATCGCATTCAAACATAACTGTCGCTTTGTagtaaaatttttttccaaatcctgatatctgttttccattttcgACTACTGGAAATCGACATTTGACCACTGGAAAATTAGAGAAACCTCAGAATTAATGGATATCTGCTTTAACAGAAAAAGTAGTACAAAGTACAAATTTCCAGTGTGAACAGagacaaggaatggaatgcaagatgttaaaaacattttttaaaagactttaaatGTTACTGATATATTCTCCTTGATACAGAATTCTagggtgttttatttttctttcagcactaaCAGACATAACCATATTGTAACCAGATTTTCTTAAGAAAACTTGGCTGGCTGTCATTCTTACTTGTCCCTGCCCTCCTAAATGTAATACggctttttgttgttttccccACTCACTGGCTGCTTTTTAAACTTGTTTGGTAGTTTTTACCAAACTACTgcagggaggtggtggtggtggtaaattttaataatttattcatcCTGCTAAAGGTCCACTGAATCTCCTGGATCTGAGGTTGTTTTGGATCTAATTTGGACAATTTTTGgccaatattttttcaaataatattttacacCATTCTTTCTCCTGTCTTTCCGAAACTCCAATTACATGTATGTTTCACCGCTTGATACTCTCCCACAGGTCTGtaagcctctctctttctttagtcAACATTTCTTCTTAAATAAGGTTCAATTTCTATTCACCTGTCTTCATTCACTGACCTTTTGTTGTGTCTAATTGTACCTAATGTTATTTGTAAAGGTTAGTTTATtggatataatttacatacagtaaaattcaccctTACAAGTGTACAGTTGTATGAGTTTTGACAAGTGCAAATAATCATGTAACTACCACCATAGTAAAGATACAGAAAAGTTCCATTACTCTCCAGAATTTCCTCATGCTCTTTTGTGAGTTACCCCTCTTCCCCCTCATCCCCACTTCCACAACCAGCCAAGCATCGATCTGCTTTTAACCCTATAGTGGGACTTTTTCGGAATGTCACATAAATGAAATTACAGTCTTCTTAGTATGGtttatttcactaagcatgaTGCTTTCAAGATTCATTTGTGTTGCTGCATGAATCAGGAGTTCActccttttattgctgagtatgAGTCCATTTTTTAGAGGTAGCACAAgtggttcattcattcaccaactCAAGAACATGTGGCGATTTGCAGTTTGGGGTgattatgaataaggctgctatgaacatcctCCTATAAGTTTCTGTGTGAAAATGTTTTCAGTTTATTTGGGTTGCCGAGTTGTATGATAagagtatgtttaactttataagaaatgcCAAAAATGTCCCAAAGTGGTCATTTCACTTTGATTCTCACCATCAGTATATGAGAGTTTCATCTGCTCCATATCCTTGTCAATACCTGGTGTTGTcagtttggggtgtgtgtgtttaaatttcAGCCTTTCCAATAGGTAtttagtggcatctcattgtgagTAGagacagtttttatttcttcttttccaatatgTGGGCCTAATagctttctcttgccttattgtaCTGGGTGGGATCTCCAGTACAATGATGAATGGAGTGGTAAGAGTGGACATCCGCACTGTTTTCCTTCCAGAATTAGGTCTTATTAGACAGAAATGTAATTAAGGTTTTTTTAACCACTAAGTGCAATGTTACTTTTTACCACtaagtataatttttttgaatCATTAAGTGTAATGTTAGCTGTGAcatttctgtagatgtctgttatcAGGGTAAGATAGATACTACCCTTCTGTTCCTAGTTTGCTAAgaagttttatcatgaaaaaataaGATGATGAGTTCTGTCAaacactttctttgttttttgcatCTAATAAGAtaatcacatgattttttttctccttaatactCTCCTGATGTGGTAAATTACACtgattaatttttgcatttgaaCTAATCTTGCATTCATAGggtaaatcctacttggtcatgatttacttttctttttaagtatcacaggatttggtttgctaatattttgttgaagatttttggtCCTGTGTTCATCAAcgatattatttgtaattttcttataatgtttttgttttctggtttttgtatcaggacAATGCTATCATCATAAAATGGGTTgagaagtgttccctcctcttgCACTTTCTTGAAATGCTTGTGTAGAATTGCTATGATTTATTCCTTAGATGGTTGGTAGAACTccccagtgaagccatctgggccttcAGTAGGTTATTAactacaaattttatttctttggtagaTATAGGAGTATTCAGGTTATCCATATCTTCAAGTGAGTTTTGACATTTTGTATATTTCAAGGAATCTGTCCATTTCAGTTGTCAAATTTGTAggcataaagttgtttataatattcccTTATCATCCTTTAAATGTCTGTAGAATATTTAGtgatattctctttttcattcttttgtttgtctgttgaATAATTTTGTAAAGTAATCAAGTAAAGTTTACATCACTGATATTAAAGAATGGCCATATGCACAAAAGAATATAAAGCTTTTTGGCTAAGGGATGGGGGGAAATCAGAGAAACACATACGGGGTGGACGTGAGGAAGGAAACTGAAAGGTGTAGGCATCCCTACCTCACTTCCTGAGGCAGGGCCGTCAAGGACTCTCAAGATCGAGCGGCCATTAATTACACGGATTCAGATTTCTTTCATTCTAGACTTAAATTTAACCTTAGGTTTTTGCTCCAGCACCAATTTAACAGAGCAACGTAGGCATTTCCAATCCAGCAGCACACGCTGTTTCCAAGCGCATGTGACTGGCGCACCACAGCTCCGTGCACACCCCAGGAGCTCAGTCTATGCCCAGAGCAGATGCCTGTGCTGTGGAACCTGACAAGAAGCCTCCCAGAACACCGCCTATCACAAGGCGCCACCTGAGGGGATCTGAGGTCTCTGAAGATCAACTGGTGCCTGTGATTTCCAAAGATTTAACCTTAGCCTTCAATGACATTTACATATAAACTGTCAAATAAAACCCTCCATAATTTACACTGAAGTCTAGGAAGACATGGCACAAATGTTccaatgaccaaaaaaaaaaaaaagtgtagcagCTGTGTGTGTTTTCCCCATTTTGACCAAGCTCTCACTGTAACACAGGGCATAAAGGAGAAGGGTTGCACacaaatttaaagtatacaaaaaaaaaaccaaaaaaatcataCGTTAATGCTGTTGACTTGTTAACAATGCAGGGAAACTCACTGCAAAATAAAATCCCTTATTTAAAccttaaaagaatgaaatgtacCAACTAAACTGTGTAGGCTCTAATGTAGCAGCACAGaatgtttccagaaaaaaaaatacattgaaaaaaaataaaaaatattcagagataaaactaaaaagattaaaatatatatctcttAAGAAAATTTATTGCTCAAAACATATGAAACTTAATTCTAAGAAATTCACCTACCTAAATTTAAACAAGATTACTGCAGCTGCAGCTCGCCATCCTCCAGGAGACACGAAAAGTGATGAGGGGCGCAGGGCTGTGGGGATGATGTCAAGACTGGCCCAAGGTCAAAAAGCCTTTGAGGAGAGCCCTAGCTCCCACTGAGACCAGCCTCCAACCTGCCCTCTGCAGACGGGAAGGAAGGGGATGGGTCTGGGGCTGCAGACCCTGCTGGAATTAGCAGAGGAGCCAGCAAGGCTGGGGGGTTATAGGATGGCCAGACTCCCTTAGCTGGATCCCGTACTCCGCGCCTGGCCAGCACTCCGGGACGCCTGGCTCACGTCTCCATCAGGATCTCCACCACTTGTTCCTACTTGCCCAGGTCAGAACGCAATTGCAGCTGGAGGTGGGAGGCCGGGCGGCTGCAGGGCCAAGCCTCTGAATGCTTTGCAGAGCCACCTCCCATCGTGTGGGTCAGCACCATGTGTCCAGGTCATCATAGGAACTGACCACGTCTGAGGCCAGTTCTTCCATGCAAACTGGGGTTTTTGATCTTCAGTATTTCAAATATCTCATCTAGCTACTTCTGAACGCCTCCTCTATTTTCTCCAGGTCCCCAGATGTCCGTCTCCCAGATGCTGCTCTTCAGGGCTCCTGGCGCCAGTGCTGAGGGGACAGAGCAAAGGTCTGAAAACTGGCCCCTTCACGCAGCAGTGTCCAAAGCGGGGGTCATGGCACACCCCCTCTGGCTCCCACATGGCGGGCACAGGCCACCGGCACAGGATCTCTGCAGAAACCAGGCAGTGGAACGACGCCAACACCACACTCTCGGGTGCCTGTGTGTGCCATGTCCTGGCCATCTCCTGGGCCATCTCCTCTTGGATCCGCCAGGCGTGTTGGCGATGAGGACCCTGCAGCAGTGGTTAGGCTCCACCAGCAAGTGGTAAAGCTGGAGCTTCTAAAAGGACAAGTCCGGGAGTGACTGCCCCTGCCGGCTGCAGGAGGGCAGGGTCTTCAAGCTGGCTGGGGTGCCGCGCCTGGCCACCATTTCTTTCATTCTCAGTATTGGCTAATTTGCGTCTTTTTTTGTCAGTCTGGCTACAGGTTTACACACTTTATTGATCTCCAAGTAACAAATGTTGGTTTCACtgatttcctctattttttttttctcttctcaattttattgattttggcTCTATCTTTATCATTTCCTTACATCTGCTAGTTTGGGATTTAACTtgctcttttttagtttcttaaggtggaaaattagatcattgatttgagacttttctttttttctaacacaAGTATATTATGCTATACATTCCCCTGTAAGCaatgctttagctgcatcctacatatttggatattttgagatgttctgtttttattcaattcaaaacacttctaatCTCCCTGCTGACTACTTCTTTTATGcatgagttatttagaagtgtCCTGTACACTTTCCAATTCTTTGGGGATTggctttgttattgatttctactttcatTCTATTGTGATAAGATAATACATGTtgaatgatttcaattttttgaagttAGTTAAAAGTTGTCTTATTGTCTAGAATATGGTCTactttggagaatgtttcatgtgtacTTGGGGAGTATATACTTTTAAATCACTGTTATTCagtgatttctttctttaaatgggCAAGCCCCCTACATGGTCTTCATACTTTTGGTCACTTCAGAGGGCCTTATTCATtcggtctttaaaaaaaaaattttttttatccagAGTTTATCATTTTTGTGAGACGATTAGTCTGTTACAGTTTACCACTACCATAGCCAGAACTCTTAGATTTCTTGTAATACaagataaaactttctttaagccagtgtgtattatttttttggttctttcaaacaaaaacttCTAACTCATGCAGATACACAGTAGTTCACACTGTATAAAATGAAATGCCAAGAACATGTGGGGGTGAGAAATAGGGAACTCTAGCTAGAACTATTTTTTGACTTGAATTGAcctgtattaaaataaattagatcCAATTACACAGGAGGAGGAAGCACATACACCTGCTTTGTTTATTTGTAGATAAAACTATTTACAAAATGTTTCCAGAGTATTtacaaatgaaggaaataaattaaaacactaCCTTTACACTCTGGAGCAGCATGACTCCATACTGAATTGTCACCACAATAAATAGTGCTCTCTCCAATAAGTGAAAATGGATCTGGTCCAGGTGCAGGATCACAGCTATAAGTTACTGCATCAAGATACTCAAATACTTCTACTTCACTAAAGgtgtgttttccattttttatttttggaggtgGTGTACACAAAAcctcttaaaaatgaagaaaaagaggaaaggaaatgtaAAAGATTAAGACAGCATTAGTAAAATTTCTATGTCTTCAATAAATTCATCAATATAGGGTTTCTACAAGCTGGTTGTGAATTCAATATGGATTTAAAAGAAGGTTTCTATGAGCAAATATATTATCTCAAATTCAAACCATTACTGTAGTAACTAACTTTCAGAACAAATCTCATTTTCTTAAAGTGTAAAtacctactgatatggtttggatctgtgtccccagcaaatctcatgtcaaattgtagtccacagtgttggaggtggggcctggtgggaggtgtttgaatcatgggggtagatttctcatgaatggtttagcaccatccccttggtgctgttctcgtgatactgAGTTCTTgggagatctggttatttaaaagtgtgcaaCACCTCCCGTCCTCCCcaccttgctcctgctcctgccatgtgagacaccttgctctccttctgtctttcccaatgattgttaagtttcctgaggcctacccaaacccccagcagatgccagcaccatgcttcctgtacagcttgtaGAAACATGAgcaaattaaacttcttttctttgtaaattacccagtctcaggtatttctttagagcaataCGAAAACGGCCTAATACGCCTATATTTATTTGCAAGGCCGCGCTAAGTTCTGTTCTAGTCATCACAAGAAATGCTGACAATTAATGAGAAAATATGCTTAACTCAGTGCTAGTTAAGAAATCCTTTGCAATTTATAAATATATCCATTTTCTAAATTGGTGATTCACAATGCCACCAAAATATTATTGTCTTTTTTCACTCTGATCCTAATAAGAATATAGTGATATTTTTCCAAAGGCTACATATTGTGTGATAACACAACAGGCCAAATACAATCTTGCTTTAAGCCAGATGTTGAAGAGATGTGCAAAAAATGTGAACAATGCCACTATTCTcactaattttattttgatttggaaaatttttatttttcataaaaattatgttACATATGTTAATTTGTATTGCATTTATTCTTACAAATTAaacaggccaggtggggtggctcacatttgtaatcccagcactgtgggaggcccatgggggcagattgcttgagcatgggatttcaagaccagcctgggcatcatggcaaaaccccgtctcttcaaaaattacaaaaagtcaggcatagtggcacacgcctgaagccccagctactggagaggctaaggctgcagtgagctgagattgtgccactgcacaccagcctgggaaatagccTGAGACCGTGTCTTaggaaaaacataaacaaaaccaaaaagaatcaataattatttaaaaacctctcCGTTTGAATTCCAATATGATAAATACCAAtagatataacccacataaaAGAAACCTCTTTGGGATCTTTGTTAATCTTAAAGTGTAAAGGGTGTAAAGGAGGCAAAAATCTTTGAGGACTACTggtctaaattaaaaaaaaaaaagaatttacttaCTTTCACATATTGGGGGCTTACCGCTCCAAATTGCTACTGATCCTTTAAGTTCACAATATAGAATTTCATTACCAATTAAGTAATaactaaatgagaaaagaaagggtTACTGTTTCGTATAGCAATTAATAAGACACACATAATAATGAAAGAATTTTTTATATGGTTTCTTTTCTACACTACAGTAGTTGGAGGGGGTGGTTTCTTAAACAACATACTATATAATGAAAGTGCTAAATAAATCTGCAATTTAATCAAATAGAGTTTCTCCATTTGAATATATATTGGCCAAGAGCAAAGATGTCTAAATAAATCTGCTGTGCCCTTCCACCCAGCCTCTTTGCTGCCTCCTGCAATcacattacacattcatttctgtGCCTTTTCTCACACCACTTTGCACAGTAAGGACAAGGACTGTGTAGAGAGAACAGGCCCTAGAGCTGGAATGCCTAGATTCAAGTCCCTGTTTCTCAACTTATCTAGTTTCTTGagcttgggtaagtcacttaaaGTTCCTTCACTCAGCTTCCTAATTGATTAAAAGGGGATAACAGTACATGGGGTTGTTTAGGGGATTAGATAAGTTAGCATTTGGCACATAGTGCTACATGAGTTTTAGCTCctattaatattatttagaaCAGAGTGTATTTCTAGGAATAGCTCACTGTGTATAAGAATACTTTCATTAAGTATACCCCTATACTCAATGAAATCTTCCCTGATTTAAATTCACAGGAATCTCTCCTCCTTCTGGACTCTTAGAGTAATTATCAGGAATAATTCTACTTATTTGGTATTTCTCATTTagtattttgcttttattgctcTCAGTATATATTATTTCTCAATAAGGTTAGAACTTCTTTTAGGAAGGTCGCTCTCTTAAAGTTTTGGTATCCCTCGGTGTGCCTAGCAAGCAGTATGTGTCAACTGAATATTCCAATATTTCTGCTTGACCAAATCTTAAAAACTGTCAGTTGCCTTACATAGTTACAGCTGATTTTTCCTCCAAGACTCACTTACTTTTTCTGTATTATGGTGTATTACTGCTATTGTTTGAATCTggtttgtctctaccaaaactcatattgaaatttaattgccagtgTAACAGCACTGAGAGGTGGTGGGGCCTTTAAGAAATGATTAGGTCATTAAGAGGGATAATGCCTTTCTAGAGGGTCTTCATTAATTCTTGAGGGAATGAGTTCTCATTCTTGTAGGCTTGGATTCGTTACCATAAGAGTACGTTGTTATAAAGCGAGAACCCCCTCCCTTGTGCTTTGTCTTTTTTGCACATGCTAaatttccctttcactttccagcatgttatgatgcagcataAAAGCCCTTGCCAGACACTACTGCCATCCCCTTGaactctccagcctccagaaatatgagccaaatacatttcttttctttataaatgcctagcctcaagtattctgttatagcaacagaaattagacagaaaattACATTTACTCTCTAAATGCACATTTATCTTAAATGTCTAGTATCTCCAATATAAACGACTTCAAAACCCTACAGAACAAAGGCTATTACCAAGGGCTCAGTACCTGCTCTTGAGATGCTTCACATTGTAGCAGTCTCAAAAATAAGGTTTTTCAACTGAGAGATTTTGATCAACATGATGGTAAAGGCTAACCAGGTCAGTTTTGGCCTGGTAACACTTTACAGAGTCATCTGGATACAAGTGTATCTTTAGTTGGtaattctatttctcatttttgtgaGCCCTACTTCAACTCTAAGAGTTGGCAGATTTAAACAGGGGACACTCAGTTGTGAAGGATAAATTCTCATGATTACTACATTCTTAATGCTTACAACAGACTTATTGTCAGAAACAGCAAGTAGTTTTGCTTTCCTTCAATATCAATTACTTTCTATTTACTATATATCTTGGCTATCTCCATAAAACATCCAAGAGTTGTTTGGCTAGAAGTATAACTTGTCACATAGAAAGCAAAATTAAGTTTACAGAAATGCTTAAGaagagaagcaaaacaaaaataaaattactaacaCTTCCCTTATTTCCTCTAAGGAGCAACTTACCCCTCATTACAAATAAAGTGTATCTGATAACCAAACTCGTAAGTCCCATTTGCAAGGATTGCTTGGCCATTTAAAGGATCCCCTATATATGGACACGTTTctcctaaaagaaaataattttggagtTTTCAATCCAGTTATAAAACAGATCTGAATCAAAATCAAAATTCTGCAGTGCTCTTTTGAATGGGTGGGaatataattttcaatatttaCTTATTATAAGGGCAAACTTAAGATTCATATTCACCCAGGCAATCTATTGCCAGGAA
This portion of the Pongo abelii isolate AG06213 chromosome 1, NHGRI_mPonAbe1-v2.0_pri, whole genome shotgun sequence genome encodes:
- the CD46 gene encoding membrane cofactor protein precursor (The RefSeq protein has 3 substitutions compared to this genomic sequence), with translation MAPPGRRECAFPSRRFPGLLLAALVLLLSSFSDACEEPPTFEAMELIGKPKPYYDIGERVDYKCKKGYFYIPPLATHTICDRNHTWLPVSDDACYRETCPYIGDPLNGQAILANGTYEFGYQIHFICNEGYYLIGNEILYCELKGSVAIWGGKPPICEKVLCTPPPKIKNGKHTFSEVEVFEYLDAVTYSCDPAPGPDPFSLIGESTIYCGDNSVWSHAAPECKVVKCRFPVVENGKQISGFGKKFYYKATVMFECDKGFYLNGSNTIVCDSNSTWDPPVPKCLKGYPKPEEGILDSLDDWVIALIVIAIVVGVAVICAVLYGYLQRRKKKGNADGGAEYATYQTKSTTPAEQRG